GACAGGTTCCCCACCCGTTCCCGGCCCGGCCGGCAGCCCAATGCAACCCGCGTCTCATGTGTGCTCATGCGTTGCCGGCGTCCGCAACGCCACTCCGACGCCGCACTACAATTTGTCGCACCGTCTCCGGCGCCCACGGTTTGCCGGTGCGGCTCGGGTGCCCTTCGGCATTCAGCGGCTCGGCAATCGCCGCGAAGCTGAGGCGGTCCCCACCGCGCGACTTGCGGCGTAGCGTGTGAATTAGCGCCACCACGTCGGCCTCACCCGGTCGCGTGCCGTAGGGCTTGCGGCGCTCACAGCGGCCCGTAGCG
Above is a genomic segment from Candidatus Binatia bacterium containing:
- a CDS encoding recombinase family protein, producing MVALIHTLRRKSRGGDRLSFAAIAEPLNAEGHPSRTGKPWAPETVRQIVVRRRSGVADAGNA